One stretch of Puniceicoccus vermicola DNA includes these proteins:
- a CDS encoding ABC transporter permease subunit yields the protein MLRFFVRRLLISIPILFAVATLTFFLVRAAPGDPFADEKKIPESSREEIVAFYGLDLPLWHQYLRFLGNIARLDPGYSYSHPGYSVTEIIGNHFPITLAYAVPGFLLALAIGIPLGSTAAIRHGKFGDWAASGFAMVGICLPTFVIGPLLALLFGGVLGILPSVGWMSAAQFTEGFSPWSFVVLPALTLAILYAAFVTRLSRSGLIETLRSDFIRTARAKGLPGRRILWRHALPVSLLPVINFLGPALAGMLTGSFVVETIFNIPGLGQFFIEAAINRDYPLLLGLVVFYAALILLLNLLVDLLQAALNPRIRETLGQ from the coding sequence GTGCTTCGCTTCTTCGTCAGACGCCTTCTCATTTCGATCCCGATACTCTTCGCGGTCGCGACCCTGACCTTTTTTCTCGTCCGCGCCGCTCCAGGGGATCCGTTTGCCGATGAAAAGAAGATCCCCGAGTCCAGTCGGGAAGAAATCGTCGCCTTCTACGGACTCGATCTTCCGCTCTGGCATCAATACCTGCGCTTCCTCGGAAACATCGCTCGACTCGATCCCGGCTATTCCTACTCGCACCCCGGCTATTCGGTCACCGAGATCATTGGGAACCACTTCCCCATCACTCTCGCCTATGCCGTACCCGGCTTCCTCCTCGCTCTGGCCATCGGCATTCCTCTCGGATCAACTGCCGCCATCCGCCACGGCAAATTCGGCGACTGGGCAGCATCGGGCTTTGCCATGGTCGGGATCTGTCTTCCCACCTTTGTCATCGGCCCGCTCCTGGCCCTGCTCTTCGGTGGGGTCCTCGGCATCCTTCCCTCTGTCGGCTGGATGAGCGCCGCCCAGTTTACTGAAGGATTCTCACCCTGGAGTTTTGTGGTCCTCCCGGCATTGACGCTGGCCATCCTCTACGCCGCTTTTGTCACCCGCCTCTCCCGCTCGGGCCTCATTGAGACCCTCCGCAGCGACTTCATCCGCACCGCAAGGGCCAAAGGGCTCCCGGGCCGAAGAATCCTCTGGCGCCACGCTCTACCGGTGAGCCTCCTGCCGGTCATCAATTTCCTCGGACCCGCCCTCGCCGGGATGCTGACCGGATCCTTTGTTGTCGAAACCATTTTCAACATCCCGGGACTCGGCCAATTCTTTATCGAGGCCGCAATCAACCGCGACTACCCGCTCCTCCTCGGACTCGTGGTCTTCTACGCCGCCCTCATCCTCCTCCTGAATCTGCTGGTA
- the rny gene encoding ribonuclease Y, which translates to MTEIWTEVGIALSAATLAAAAVIIALKYWPPRGAKRGSHAQQGPSEELQRRIERVRSIQQETEETRKEAEENRANLEQRLLEIAGMSREDARAELTAQMKESSEEYLEELRHDLLDVPEAQVEARARAVLLAAMQRVGSTPMSEETSTTVSLPNDDMKGRLIGREGRNIRSFESVTGVSLLIDETPDTVLLSGFDPVRREIARVTLEALIKDGRIHPASIEEKHQEALAEMDKAVISLGEEAIRKLRLSSIHPEIVSLLGKLHFRHSFSQNTLDHSIEVAFLCSLLASEIGFDPVLAKRAGLFHDLGKAISHEFEGSHASAAAKILRHHGEPPEVINAVAASHEEVAAESPYAGLVMLADSISAARPGARADSTEGYIQRVRSLENLARGFEGVKDCYALQAGREIRAIVDPENVPDDQAKRLALQIRHRIENELQYPSTIKVTVIRESRFCETAK; encoded by the coding sequence ATGACTGAAATTTGGACCGAAGTGGGTATTGCTCTCTCGGCAGCGACATTAGCCGCCGCCGCAGTGATCATTGCCCTCAAGTATTGGCCTCCCCGGGGGGCCAAGCGGGGAAGTCACGCCCAGCAGGGACCCTCTGAGGAACTGCAAAGACGCATCGAGCGCGTCCGATCCATTCAACAAGAGACCGAAGAAACCCGGAAGGAAGCCGAGGAAAACCGTGCCAACCTCGAACAACGCCTCCTCGAAATCGCCGGGATGAGCCGCGAAGACGCCCGTGCCGAGCTCACGGCCCAGATGAAGGAGAGCTCGGAGGAGTATCTCGAAGAATTGCGCCACGATCTACTCGACGTGCCCGAGGCTCAAGTCGAGGCCCGCGCCCGCGCTGTCCTCCTCGCTGCCATGCAACGCGTCGGATCCACCCCGATGTCGGAAGAAACCTCGACGACCGTCTCCCTGCCCAACGACGACATGAAGGGACGCCTGATCGGGCGGGAAGGCCGCAACATTCGCAGCTTTGAATCCGTGACCGGGGTCTCGCTCCTGATCGACGAAACGCCGGACACGGTCCTCCTCTCGGGATTCGACCCGGTCCGCCGGGAAATCGCCCGCGTCACTTTGGAAGCCTTGATCAAAGATGGGCGAATTCATCCGGCGAGCATTGAGGAAAAACACCAAGAAGCGTTGGCCGAGATGGATAAGGCCGTTATCAGCCTCGGTGAAGAAGCGATCCGCAAACTCCGCCTCTCCTCCATCCACCCCGAGATCGTTTCCCTCCTCGGTAAACTCCACTTCCGCCACTCTTTCAGCCAGAACACTCTCGATCACAGCATCGAAGTCGCTTTTCTCTGTTCCCTGCTCGCTTCGGAAATCGGGTTCGACCCGGTTCTGGCCAAGCGCGCGGGGCTTTTCCACGACTTGGGCAAGGCGATCAGCCACGAATTTGAAGGGAGCCATGCTTCGGCCGCCGCCAAAATCCTCCGTCACCACGGCGAGCCGCCCGAAGTGATCAACGCGGTCGCCGCCAGTCATGAGGAGGTCGCCGCCGAGAGCCCCTACGCCGGACTGGTCATGCTGGCGGACAGTATTTCCGCCGCTCGCCCCGGAGCCCGCGCCGACTCGACCGAGGGCTACATCCAGCGGGTGCGTTCTTTGGAAAACCTGGCCCGCGGCTTCGAAGGCGTCAAAGATTGCTACGCCCTCCAAGCGGGCCGCGAGATCCGCGCCATCGTCGATCCGGAAAACGTACCCGACGATCAGGCCAAGCGTCTCGCCCTGCAGATTCGCCATCGCATCGAGAACGAGCTCCAGTATCCCAGCACCATCAAGGTGACCGTGATCCGGGAGTCCCGCTTCTGCGAAACCGCGAAGTGA
- the aroC gene encoding chorismate synthase, whose translation MSSIFGTLFRISSWGESHGKGIGVVIDGCPPLLPLSEADIQQALDRRRPGQSSITTPRKEKDGVQILSGVFEGETTGTPISMAVFNEDQRSSDYGEMKEKFRPSHADFTYQEKYGIRDYAGGGRSSARETIARVAAGAVAEKILQLSNGVQISAFVRSIHDVDAPADLPFPSRGSVEANPVRCPHPEAAERMIARIKEVRDKGDSVGGVIECRVKGLPVGWGSPVFDRLEADLAKAMLSLPATKGFEVGSGFSGTLLKGSEHNDPFEMQDGVVRTSSNRSGGVQGGISNGEEIVFRVAFKPTATVRKNQKTVSRSGEDTELAAKGRHDPCVVPRAVPIVEAMTALVLVDHAMRHHAQTATFGSFAPEE comes from the coding sequence ATGAGCAGTATTTTCGGCACGCTTTTCCGTATTTCTTCCTGGGGTGAAAGCCATGGGAAGGGGATCGGAGTCGTCATTGATGGATGTCCCCCGCTTCTTCCTTTGTCGGAGGCCGACATCCAGCAGGCCCTCGACCGTCGTCGGCCCGGGCAGAGCTCGATCACGACCCCCCGCAAGGAGAAGGATGGAGTGCAGATTCTTTCCGGGGTTTTCGAGGGGGAAACCACAGGAACCCCGATTTCGATGGCCGTCTTCAATGAGGATCAGCGTTCTTCGGATTACGGCGAGATGAAGGAAAAGTTTCGCCCCTCGCATGCGGATTTTACCTATCAGGAGAAGTACGGCATTCGCGATTATGCGGGCGGGGGCCGTTCCTCAGCTCGTGAAACGATCGCTCGGGTCGCGGCCGGTGCGGTGGCGGAGAAAATCCTCCAGCTGAGCAATGGGGTTCAGATCAGCGCCTTTGTTCGATCGATTCACGATGTGGACGCTCCTGCGGATTTGCCGTTTCCCTCCCGCGGATCGGTTGAAGCCAACCCCGTGCGCTGCCCGCATCCCGAGGCGGCCGAGCGGATGATTGCCCGCATTAAAGAGGTGCGCGATAAGGGCGATTCGGTCGGAGGGGTGATTGAGTGCCGGGTCAAAGGCCTCCCCGTGGGCTGGGGTTCTCCTGTCTTCGATCGTTTGGAAGCCGATTTGGCCAAGGCCATGCTCTCCCTTCCGGCCACCAAGGGTTTTGAGGTGGGTTCGGGTTTTTCGGGCACCCTGCTCAAGGGCTCCGAGCACAATGATCCCTTCGAGATGCAGGACGGAGTTGTGCGCACCAGCAGCAACCGTTCGGGCGGAGTGCAGGGCGGGATCTCCAATGGGGAAGAGATCGTCTTTCGCGTAGCCTTCAAGCCGACGGCAACCGTCCGCAAGAATCAAAAGACTGTCTCCCGGAGCGGGGAGGATACCGAGCTCGCCGCCAAGGGACGTCACGATCCCTGTGTGGTTCCCCGGGCGGTTCCCATTGTTGAGGCCATGACAGCCCTCGTTCTCGTAGACCATGCCATGCGTCATCACGCCCAAACGGCAACTTTTGGTTCCTTTGCGCCCGAAGAGTGA
- a CDS encoding type II toxin-antitoxin system PemK/MazF family toxin yields the protein MISTQIRRQIEDLEIVLRSSDPAFSATGLKKDSLIRSSRIAIVDEAIFEGKIGSNPQELFAAVRTKLAGWIAPG from the coding sequence ATGATTAGCACCCAGATTCGGCGGCAAATCGAAGACTTGGAGATCGTTCTTCGGTCCTCGGATCCCGCCTTTTCCGCCACTGGCCTAAAAAAGGATTCTCTGATTCGATCCAGTCGCATCGCAATTGTCGATGAGGCTATTTTCGAAGGAAAGATCGGAAGCAATCCGCAAGAGCTATTCGCTGCCGTCCGCACCAAGCTTGCTGGATGGATTGCGCCTGGCTGA
- a CDS encoding nucleoside monophosphate kinase codes for MSPPNSSASPQVQDLEVKDPQIIFERVWSQLEDDIGQENLIFPKEIFWLNGSPGAGKGTNTGFIMETRDLTADPITVSQLLKSPEARKRMDAGLLVGDREVTELVLRRLLDPEYQHGAIVDGFPRTKVQVECVKQLYAKLDALHQMHFEGTKSSFPKCRFHIIVLFIDEGESVKRQLNRGRQAIVHNEKVRESGVGEVREVRKTDLNEDAARGRYRTFKEITYHALRELQEVFHYHYIDAQGSLKEVQDRIIEELHYQSSLELDEGTYRRVGSLPIASSMAIHARQELVDRLDSYEEGQNELFAKVVEDIEKYFLPIIKRHAISGMALINTENEMYRNDMAIAMLIDVFSERGFHAVVDIRKESVPVRFDLETGEVHLKEKRIYRVRVNFGGSDIRKGR; via the coding sequence ATGAGTCCTCCTAATTCCTCTGCATCCCCTCAGGTTCAGGACCTTGAGGTGAAAGATCCGCAAATTATTTTCGAGCGGGTCTGGTCCCAGCTCGAGGACGATATCGGGCAGGAAAACCTGATCTTTCCGAAAGAGATTTTCTGGCTCAACGGGTCGCCGGGAGCCGGTAAAGGCACGAATACCGGTTTCATTATGGAGACCCGGGATTTAACTGCGGACCCGATTACCGTGAGCCAGTTGTTGAAGAGTCCGGAGGCCCGGAAGCGGATGGATGCTGGCCTGCTGGTCGGCGACCGCGAGGTGACCGAGTTGGTTCTTCGGCGTCTGCTCGATCCGGAGTATCAACACGGTGCGATTGTCGACGGTTTCCCGCGGACGAAGGTGCAGGTCGAGTGTGTGAAGCAGCTTTATGCAAAGCTGGACGCTCTTCACCAAATGCATTTCGAAGGGACGAAGAGTTCTTTTCCCAAATGTCGGTTCCACATCATTGTGCTCTTCATTGACGAAGGGGAGAGCGTCAAGCGTCAGCTCAACCGAGGTCGTCAGGCGATTGTGCACAATGAGAAAGTGCGTGAGTCGGGAGTCGGTGAGGTTCGTGAAGTTCGCAAGACCGATTTGAATGAAGACGCCGCGCGCGGACGTTATCGGACTTTTAAGGAGATTACCTATCATGCACTTCGCGAGCTGCAGGAAGTCTTCCATTATCATTATATCGATGCGCAGGGTTCCCTGAAAGAGGTTCAGGACCGGATTATCGAGGAACTTCACTATCAGAGTTCGCTGGAACTTGATGAAGGGACCTATCGGAGGGTCGGGAGTTTGCCGATTGCTTCGAGCATGGCCATTCATGCCCGGCAGGAGCTGGTGGACCGTCTCGACTCCTATGAGGAGGGACAGAACGAATTGTTCGCGAAGGTGGTCGAGGATATTGAGAAGTATTTCCTGCCGATTATCAAACGCCATGCAATCTCGGGGATGGCTTTAATCAATACCGAGAACGAGATGTATCGGAACGATATGGCGATTGCGATGTTGATCGATGTCTTCTCCGAGCGCGGTTTTCACGCCGTGGTCGATATCCGCAAGGAATCCGTGCCCGTGCGATTTGATCTGGAGACGGGAGAGGTGCATCTCAAGGAGAAGCGTATTTACCGGGTGCGGGTCAATTTTGGCGGTTCCGATATTCGTAAGGGACGCTGA
- the hpt gene encoding hypoxanthine phosphoribosyltransferase — translation MEFDLQKDLKSVLFSAEEIQARVKQLAQEVEETCAGDEVTVISIINGAMIFTADLIRRIRLPLRLDCIRASSYGDETRPTHAPKLLDSVRLDVEGRHVLLVDDILDTGNTLKTVRDEMLERNPASVRTCVLLDKKARRAVEFEADLVGFVIPDEFVVGYGLDFAERYRHLPCIGILKEENQSV, via the coding sequence ATGGAGTTTGATCTGCAGAAAGATTTGAAGTCGGTTCTTTTCTCGGCGGAGGAAATTCAGGCACGGGTAAAACAGTTGGCGCAGGAGGTGGAAGAAACCTGTGCGGGCGATGAGGTGACCGTCATCTCCATCATCAACGGAGCCATGATTTTCACGGCGGACCTGATTCGCCGCATCCGGCTGCCGCTCCGGCTCGATTGCATCCGCGCTTCCTCCTACGGGGATGAAACCCGGCCGACTCACGCTCCCAAGCTTTTAGACTCGGTGCGTCTCGACGTCGAGGGGCGGCATGTTCTCCTCGTCGATGACATTCTCGATACCGGAAACACTCTCAAAACCGTTCGCGACGAGATGCTCGAACGGAATCCGGCCTCGGTCAGGACTTGTGTTCTTTTGGATAAAAAGGCCCGTCGGGCCGTGGAGTTTGAAGCGGATCTAGTCGGATTCGTGATTCCCGACGAGTTTGTCGTCGGGTACGGCCTTGATTTCGCCGAGCGGTACCGCCACCTGCCTTGCATCGGAATTCTCAAGGAAGAGAATCAGAGCGTCTGA
- a CDS encoding prepilin-type N-terminal cleavage/methylation domain-containing protein produces MAFPQKSSRSAFTLVELLVVLGVMALFVGVFATALRPGSPTVAVEGAQSQLASLLTQARGVAVLKNASTRLIIHNDSAGDDDRYLRFAGIVYAVDTSVPADGKIDEWWPATDGITLPQGVYARIDDWGNMETGFNLEYISDTTEEYAYIEFYTNGTVANVSGGPIGSPILAVSTGEPNPNATGGFDDPTFNDDNVRGAIVRRYGSFVLLNEPNAFPTEVRP; encoded by the coding sequence ATGGCTTTCCCCCAGAAATCATCTCGTTCTGCCTTTACCCTGGTGGAGCTCCTCGTCGTCCTCGGTGTCATGGCTCTGTTTGTCGGTGTTTTTGCCACCGCTCTCCGGCCCGGTAGTCCGACTGTTGCCGTCGAAGGCGCGCAATCGCAGCTCGCCTCGCTTCTGACTCAGGCACGCGGGGTGGCGGTTTTGAAGAACGCTTCGACTAGACTCATCATTCATAACGACAGTGCAGGGGACGATGACCGGTATCTTCGTTTCGCCGGAATTGTTTACGCAGTCGATACCAGCGTTCCTGCGGACGGGAAGATTGACGAATGGTGGCCAGCAACGGACGGGATTACATTACCGCAAGGTGTTTACGCTCGCATCGACGACTGGGGGAATATGGAAACGGGTTTTAATTTGGAGTATATTTCCGACACTACGGAAGAATATGCTTACATCGAGTTTTACACCAACGGGACTGTGGCGAACGTCAGTGGCGGGCCGATAGGTTCCCCCATTTTAGCGGTCAGTACGGGTGAGCCCAATCCGAATGCCACTGGTGGGTTCGATGATCCAACGTTTAACGACGATAACGTGAGAGGCGCGATTGTTCGCCGCTACGGTTCGTTCGTCCTCTTGAATGAGCCCAACGCCTTTCCGACTGAGGTGCGGCCCTAG
- a CDS encoding type IV pilus modification PilV family protein, giving the protein MSNRSNNSQQSGFSLVEVILAIGVFALTIVAVIGLLGPIAQQVRDLQDTKVANSLPAPIREELNRIGFEYFVDVKSDGTALKGVFPTVLFGTMDGSRVIGYTALDGTVITRDGNSPPGIPEDERYFLIELTAATGNLNYNDGDAHVAFQVDISWPYRLPDGSTVQPEDRKNFEYFTAIVVGEPF; this is encoded by the coding sequence ATGTCTAATAGATCGAACAATTCTCAGCAGTCGGGCTTTTCGCTCGTAGAAGTCATTCTGGCCATTGGGGTATTTGCCCTCACGATTGTTGCCGTGATCGGTCTTCTTGGTCCCATCGCTCAGCAGGTTCGCGATTTGCAGGATACCAAGGTTGCGAACAGTCTGCCAGCTCCGATCCGCGAGGAGTTGAACCGGATTGGTTTTGAGTATTTCGTCGATGTGAAATCGGACGGGACCGCTCTCAAAGGTGTGTTTCCGACTGTGCTGTTTGGGACGATGGATGGATCGCGTGTGATTGGTTATACTGCTCTCGACGGCACGGTGATCACGCGGGACGGCAATTCGCCTCCGGGAATTCCCGAAGACGAGCGCTATTTTCTGATCGAATTAACGGCTGCCACTGGCAATCTCAATTACAACGACGGGGATGCGCATGTGGCGTTCCAAGTGGACATCTCTTGGCCTTATCGTTTGCCGGATGGATCCACGGTCCAACCAGAGGATCGCAAAAACTTTGAGTATTTCACCGCAATTGTTGTTGGAGAACCTTTCTGA
- a CDS encoding PulJ/GspJ family protein, translating into MKKRATQGFTLIELLVASGVTAIIVGLMITMVSNLLTAYNRSSGALSAQSQAGFVLDQLTTELESLVVRNTGDVMLAATIRGGTQTGKEWGRSAKPAGTSLVIPTEADPAGALTPIEDLRFGVGGVWLRFFTSAPTLSGDPNGGVRAVGYRMELDRVTSAEDAPIQYMLYRGEVRAQDTFNQGYDLSPGSGDYTAEVVLLNPGDDQIIAGNVVDFGVRLYDTNSDRERELVFPLNSGDTSYLASGTGTEKYPRSVEVMVRILTPEGVRLVDAMRSGNLTGQDWWTVVNQNSSVFSRMINIPSRPL; encoded by the coding sequence ATGAAAAAACGAGCTACCCAAGGCTTTACCCTAATCGAACTTCTCGTCGCATCGGGTGTTACTGCTATCATCGTTGGACTGATGATCACGATGGTGAGCAATTTGCTCACTGCGTACAACCGGAGCAGCGGAGCTCTTTCGGCTCAGAGTCAGGCGGGATTCGTCCTCGACCAGCTGACGACAGAATTGGAAAGCCTAGTGGTGAGGAATACCGGCGATGTTATGCTTGCGGCGACGATCAGGGGGGGCACACAGACCGGCAAGGAATGGGGGCGTTCGGCCAAGCCGGCGGGGACTTCTTTGGTAATTCCCACAGAAGCGGATCCTGCAGGGGCACTAACTCCCATTGAAGATCTTCGCTTCGGAGTCGGTGGGGTATGGTTGCGGTTTTTTACGAGCGCACCGACCCTTTCCGGTGATCCAAATGGCGGAGTGCGGGCGGTTGGCTACCGGATGGAACTGGATAGAGTTACCTCGGCGGAGGATGCTCCGATTCAGTATATGCTCTATCGCGGTGAGGTCCGGGCTCAAGATACATTCAATCAAGGATACGATTTGAGTCCGGGAAGTGGAGATTACACGGCTGAAGTCGTTTTGTTGAACCCGGGTGACGACCAGATTATTGCCGGCAATGTAGTCGATTTCGGTGTTCGTTTGTATGACACCAATTCGGACCGTGAGAGAGAACTTGTCTTTCCTCTGAATTCCGGGGATACGAGCTATCTGGCTAGTGGAACGGGTACGGAGAAATATCCTCGTTCGGTGGAGGTGATGGTGAGAATATTGACACCGGAAGGAGTCCGATTGGTGGATGCAATGCGTAGTGGTAATTTGACTGGCCAAGATTGGTGGACAGTAGTTAATCAGAATTCCTCAGTATTCTCCAGGATGATCAATATTCCCTCGCGTCCGCTCTGA
- a CDS encoding GIY-YIG nuclease family protein, with protein MPAPKFTYVYILRSENHSEIHYTGCTEDLPARLNKHNQGAVPHTAKFRPWFIETAISFRDPAKARTFEKYLKSGSGRAFTKNHF; from the coding sequence ATGCCAGCTCCAAAATTCACATACGTCTATATTCTTAGGAGCGAGAACCACTCCGAGATTCACTACACCGGATGCACCGAAGATTTACCGGCACGCCTGAACAAGCACAATCAAGGCGCAGTTCCACACACCGCAAAATTTCGGCCATGGTTCATTGAAACCGCCATCAGTTTCCGAGACCCAGCGAAAGCGAGGACTTTTGAAAAATATTTGAAGAGCGGATCGGGCCGAGCTTTTACGAAAAATCACTTCTGA
- a CDS encoding GIY-YIG nuclease family protein — MPAQKFTYVYILRSENHSEVHYTGCTEDLPARLNKHNQGAVPHTAKFRPWFIETAISFRDLAKARAFEKYLKSGSGRAFARRHF; from the coding sequence ATGCCAGCTCAAAAATTCACATACGTCTATATTCTTAGGAGCGAGAACCACTCCGAGGTTCACTACACCGGATGCACCGAAGATTTACCGGCACGCCTGAACAAGCACAATCAAGGCGCAGTTCCACACACCGCAAAATTTCGGCCATGGTTCATTGAAACCGCGATCAGTTTCCGAGACCTAGCGAAAGCGAGGGCTTTTGAAAAATATTTGAAGAGCGGATCGGGCCGAGCTTTCGCCAGAAGACACTTCTGA
- a CDS encoding fasciclin domain-containing protein, which yields MNRCTGLLLVPLVILSHFGEAGKAPAPADLTPSAETLDSATPIGSGMIETLSGTEDLEILFTLIKAANLSESFNNADHITLFAPTDAAFMSLPDGTIRALLKPRNRDALVALLLYHIAPQEEYAESFQLGSLKSIEGSAVTINVAENDISINGAQFIDAGIETTNGLIQKIDEVLLPPDFSF from the coding sequence ATGAACCGTTGCACTGGTCTCCTCCTTGTTCCTCTGGTCATCCTTTCCCATTTTGGCGAGGCAGGGAAAGCCCCGGCTCCCGCCGACCTTACTCCTTCCGCCGAGACTCTGGACTCCGCGACCCCGATCGGATCAGGAATGATCGAGACCCTCTCAGGAACGGAGGATTTGGAGATTTTGTTTACCTTGATTAAAGCGGCCAACCTATCCGAATCCTTCAACAACGCCGACCACATCACCCTTTTCGCCCCTACGGACGCTGCCTTTATGTCCTTACCGGACGGCACGATCCGCGCCCTTCTCAAGCCACGGAACCGCGACGCTCTCGTCGCTTTGCTACTCTACCACATCGCGCCCCAAGAGGAATACGCTGAGTCGTTTCAGCTAGGCTCGCTGAAATCCATCGAAGGATCGGCAGTAACCATCAACGTGGCGGAGAATGACATCTCGATCAATGGCGCCCAGTTTATCGATGCCGGCATCGAAACCACCAACGGATTGATCCAAAAGATCGACGAAGTCCTCCTCCCGCCGGATTTTTCCTTTTAA
- a CDS encoding energy transducer TonB, which produces MSPLYKKVLKWVSGTHAGLLLLILVVSLVSCEEEIKAVQMAGSPPPPMPPPPQQTIEDQNQKKKIQDEPLDLDLSSLILMPADALKASRPKNTPPKPPEPKPKPKPEPKPKPKPPEPKPEPKPEPKPEPKPKKISYEEFIKQQGKPEPTRKVQPAPRPRPVDVPDIRFDSSSLDDLLASSDRSLAAGLSAAEQRVIATYGEALVARLNAAWIRPPSLSGRELRAVASFRVNRDGTLSNARIVRSSGNSLFDQSVLQVFRTVTRVDRPPAQAVRTYEIPFRNTVAP; this is translated from the coding sequence ATGAGCCCGCTCTACAAAAAGGTTTTGAAATGGGTCTCCGGGACCCATGCCGGGCTACTGCTGCTTATCCTCGTGGTCTCACTAGTTTCCTGCGAAGAGGAAATCAAAGCCGTGCAAATGGCCGGGAGTCCACCGCCCCCGATGCCCCCTCCCCCGCAACAAACCATCGAGGACCAGAACCAGAAGAAAAAAATCCAAGATGAGCCGCTGGACCTCGATCTCTCGTCCTTGATCCTCATGCCCGCGGATGCCCTCAAGGCATCGAGGCCGAAAAACACTCCTCCGAAACCGCCGGAGCCCAAACCCAAGCCAAAACCGGAACCCAAGCCGAAACCGAAGCCGCCAGAACCCAAACCGGAACCCAAGCCCGAACCAAAACCCGAGCCCAAGCCCAAAAAAATTTCCTACGAGGAGTTCATCAAACAACAAGGAAAACCAGAGCCAACCCGCAAGGTTCAGCCAGCGCCCCGGCCCCGACCCGTCGACGTCCCCGATATCCGTTTTGACAGCAGCAGCCTCGACGACCTCCTCGCGAGCTCGGATCGCAGCCTTGCCGCAGGACTGAGCGCAGCAGAACAACGCGTGATCGCAACCTATGGCGAAGCACTCGTAGCCCGCCTCAACGCAGCCTGGATTCGCCCGCCCAGCCTCTCTGGACGCGAACTACGCGCCGTGGCGAGCTTCCGCGTCAACCGGGATGGGACTCTTTCCAACGCCCGCATTGTCCGCTCCTCCGGCAACTCCCTCTTCGACCAATCAGTCCTCCAAGTGTTTCGCACCGTGACCCGTGTCGACCGCCCTCCCGCTCAAGCAGTCCGGACCTACGAGATTCCCTTCCGCAACACTGTAGCCCCCTAA
- a CDS encoding biopolymer transporter ExbD, producing the protein MARRFQSKRELGAMSEINVTPLLDLAFALLIIFIITTPLLEQPVEVQLPSLVQSEEIVREAPQDPVQISINSEGTYFFGNEAVDTEALSQILSGYTNDRIFIVRGDREVRYGSVAEVLDILRNLGLTRVVVSYAEG; encoded by the coding sequence GTGGCAAGACGCTTTCAGAGCAAGCGCGAACTCGGCGCAATGTCGGAGATCAACGTCACCCCACTGCTCGATCTCGCCTTCGCCCTTCTCATCATCTTCATCATCACCACGCCCCTGCTGGAGCAACCGGTAGAAGTTCAATTACCGAGCCTCGTCCAGTCGGAAGAGATCGTCCGCGAGGCACCTCAGGATCCGGTGCAGATCTCAATCAACAGTGAGGGCACTTACTTCTTCGGCAACGAAGCGGTCGACACAGAAGCCCTCTCGCAGATCCTCAGCGGCTACACGAACGACCGGATCTTTATCGTCCGGGGAGATCGTGAAGTGCGGTACGGCAGTGTCGCCGAGGTGCTGGACATCCTGCGCAACCTCGGACTCACGCGAGTCGTTGTTTCTTACGCAGAAGGTTGA